Proteins from a genomic interval of Rubinisphaera italica:
- a CDS encoding RAMP superfamily CRISPR-associated protein produces MARKLLGRLQIHGTLEAIDPLHTGCGEADYLTDQALATDGQGNLYLPGTSLAGALKNWCRNACGENLVNSPSSPWGYHSNNDQGNEVGHASYIFVENMIITMPDGVPFEIRDHVGIDDHYGTAADQIKFDRAVIPKGSLLKLELVVDLNGDDSISVNDNQTKSLIGYLLEYLQKHGIRLGGGKSRGLGRVKLKDEITISEELYTFEGVLAKLKGESPTLTVEKLKNAASIVLRLPNRCELDIHWRPLSPTFVKSSIDGLNIDTLPLLGGTAGGLAQLIPGSSVKGVIRQQAERIVRTLTNKHEPAWWNENGRQRFLDQLNEDLPLIQEVFGSRSEAESTDARKNMLGLGALSISDCFSKQSALSEAWNDYYYADGHAPTAAKDWQDSFHVAIDRWTGGAADTALFQVLDPIVSKDNKEPWEPFRLEIDLDRIADIANASNENSIDAETVQIASIVLLLLVIRDLSQQRIPIGFGGNRGRGEIEIEKVELRFEGNQFGLKENEVTLPEADLSSLGEQLSAWESAWQNCIDQEATNNV; encoded by the coding sequence ATGGCCAGAAAACTTTTGGGGCGGCTGCAAATTCATGGAACATTGGAAGCGATCGATCCTTTGCATACCGGTTGCGGGGAAGCCGATTATTTGACAGATCAAGCCTTGGCAACTGATGGCCAGGGGAATCTTTATCTGCCGGGAACAAGTCTGGCCGGTGCATTGAAGAACTGGTGCAGAAATGCCTGTGGCGAGAATCTGGTCAATTCTCCGAGTTCACCTTGGGGATATCACTCTAATAATGACCAGGGGAATGAGGTCGGACATGCGTCTTACATTTTTGTCGAAAACATGATCATCACGATGCCAGATGGTGTGCCATTCGAGATTCGGGATCATGTCGGCATTGATGATCATTATGGGACCGCAGCGGATCAAATCAAGTTTGACAGGGCAGTCATTCCGAAGGGATCCCTGCTGAAGTTGGAACTCGTGGTCGATTTGAATGGTGACGACTCGATCAGTGTTAATGACAATCAAACCAAGTCCCTGATCGGGTATTTGCTGGAATACTTGCAAAAGCATGGCATACGATTGGGAGGAGGAAAGTCGCGGGGACTCGGGCGAGTCAAGCTGAAGGATGAGATAACTATTTCCGAAGAGTTGTATACTTTTGAAGGAGTTCTGGCAAAGCTGAAGGGCGAATCGCCAACTCTAACGGTTGAGAAACTCAAGAATGCTGCTTCGATTGTGCTCCGGCTACCCAATCGATGTGAACTGGATATTCACTGGCGACCGCTCTCTCCGACATTCGTGAAGTCCAGCATTGACGGACTGAATATCGACACCTTGCCCTTACTCGGAGGCACTGCTGGCGGCCTTGCTCAGTTAATCCCCGGCAGTTCGGTCAAAGGAGTTATCAGGCAACAGGCAGAGCGGATTGTTCGTACATTAACAAATAAGCACGAACCCGCCTGGTGGAATGAAAACGGACGGCAACGCTTTCTCGATCAACTCAATGAAGATCTTCCGCTAATTCAGGAAGTCTTCGGCTCTCGCAGCGAGGCAGAAAGCACTGATGCCCGCAAAAACATGTTGGGACTGGGAGCATTGTCGATTTCAGATTGCTTTAGCAAACAGTCTGCTTTAAGTGAAGCGTGGAATGATTACTATTATGCCGATGGTCATGCTCCGACTGCAGCCAAAGACTGGCAGGATTCTTTTCATGTCGCCATCGATCGTTGGACAGGTGGTGCCGCCGATACCGCTCTGTTTCAAGTGCTTGATCCCATTGTTTCCAAGGATAATAAAGAGCCCTGGGAACCATTTCGGCTTGAAATCGATCTCGACCGTATTGCCGACATCGCCAACGCATCCAATGAGAATTCAATTGATGCGGAAACGGTGCAGATTGCCTCGATTGTCCTTCTGCTGTTGGTGATTCGTGATCTTTCCCAGCAACGCATTCCCATCGGCTTCGGCGGCAACCGGGGACGTGGAGAAATCGAAATTGAAAAGGTCGAACTCCGCTTTGAGGGTAATCAATTTGGCTTGAAGGAAAACGAAGTCACACTACCGGAAGCAGACCTTTCTTCACTTGGCGAGCAGTTATCGGCTTGGGAATCGGCCTGGCAGAATTGCATCGATCAGGAGGCAACAAACAATGTCTAA
- a CDS encoding RAMP superfamily CRISPR-associated protein encodes MIDQSKIEIPLELKFESDWHIGSGLEQPGGDDRLVRRDADKLPFVPAKSLRGMLRDAAEMLAWGLDQELSKSNDPQIVGRWQDWVQYLFGDQPTRDEIRDSRQLASGHVSVSPAHLPSDLREALKPVSKHEVARNSNRQDFRQALVFTKPGVKIGPNGRAIDRHLRFDEMVRQGTLLESQLLFDTSELDGTQKAFATNFLKLAMFYVERIGGKRRRGAGRVVVQEKSVSDKKMLVTWFEGVKVPPAIPEQHNRYNTEPIPFAAEKNEDNWVRYQLDIDLLDPLLVADRVAGNVVKSLDFIPGTLLLPIVTRQLRKIDSQIQQKIIAGDVRVSNATVVVQCDDHLSRGLPTPGCLFHPKGDENWFKKGELINQFSAGDQKDSRKYIKAYRDGFVAVAESRRPQHKAVDKIVNPHNTVGEKEQRPTTEVGGIFSYEAIPAGTRLRSEILIRESIARQLDTTDSHWQKKLSQQEAIGRSKSADYGRVKLTCQSLSASSTSHHSTNELILWLTSDLIIKDSTLRSVPTATEVVAAVESVVGVKATRDGNGNSDVLAFIRHRRVESWHVRWGLPRPSLVCIAGGSCLRIQFEQEIDAETIARLEREGLGLRRAEGFGTVLINHPLTTKPVTSWPEESEDSTKKVDDSPEKLIEKRSPHFDYARQIEKTLWQRKIQHRCMELISKPDQRKAMFQFTNEKPNPAQAALLRNQVCQKLKSDQRTKILDKLLEKRNEKWPNSTLDTIRDLISDKHKVWNDSYMKCKDWPTLTVTGQSELQELLWEEAVRTLLGQLLKSHQRDREKRRETN; translated from the coding sequence ATGATTGATCAATCCAAGATAGAAATTCCACTCGAATTGAAATTCGAATCCGACTGGCATATCGGCTCCGGACTGGAACAGCCGGGCGGGGATGACCGACTCGTCCGTCGAGATGCAGACAAATTGCCATTCGTGCCAGCGAAATCGCTCCGGGGAATGCTACGTGATGCAGCTGAGATGCTTGCATGGGGACTGGATCAGGAATTGAGCAAGTCGAATGATCCGCAAATCGTTGGACGCTGGCAGGATTGGGTGCAGTATCTTTTCGGAGACCAGCCGACTCGCGATGAAATTCGAGATTCGCGTCAACTGGCCTCAGGTCATGTTTCCGTTTCTCCCGCACATCTTCCCTCCGATCTGAGAGAAGCCCTCAAGCCTGTCTCCAAGCACGAGGTGGCAAGAAACAGTAACCGGCAAGATTTCAGGCAAGCTCTCGTATTCACTAAGCCTGGAGTCAAAATTGGACCAAATGGTCGGGCGATCGATCGACATCTCCGATTTGATGAAATGGTCCGTCAAGGGACACTGCTGGAATCGCAACTGCTCTTCGACACTTCTGAGCTTGATGGGACACAAAAAGCATTTGCAACGAATTTCCTGAAACTGGCAATGTTCTATGTGGAGCGAATTGGCGGAAAACGCCGTAGGGGGGCGGGGCGAGTCGTCGTTCAAGAAAAATCCGTGTCAGACAAGAAAATGCTGGTAACTTGGTTTGAAGGCGTGAAGGTTCCACCGGCGATTCCCGAACAGCACAATCGCTACAACACTGAGCCAATTCCGTTTGCGGCAGAGAAAAACGAAGACAACTGGGTGCGATATCAGCTGGACATTGACTTGCTGGATCCCTTACTGGTTGCTGATCGCGTTGCAGGCAATGTCGTCAAGTCTCTCGATTTTATTCCCGGCACATTGCTACTGCCAATTGTGACTCGTCAATTACGAAAAATAGACTCGCAAATCCAGCAGAAAATTATTGCTGGTGATGTGCGGGTTTCGAATGCCACAGTTGTGGTTCAATGTGATGATCATCTAAGCCGAGGACTTCCGACTCCTGGATGCCTCTTTCATCCTAAAGGTGATGAAAACTGGTTTAAGAAAGGGGAACTAATCAATCAATTTTCAGCAGGTGATCAAAAAGATTCAAGAAAATATATCAAAGCCTATCGTGACGGCTTTGTTGCAGTGGCCGAATCGAGACGCCCTCAACACAAAGCCGTTGACAAAATCGTCAATCCACATAATACGGTTGGAGAAAAAGAACAACGACCAACAACGGAAGTCGGTGGAATATTCAGTTACGAAGCGATCCCCGCTGGCACGAGGCTGCGCTCAGAAATTCTGATACGTGAATCAATCGCTCGGCAACTTGATACCACAGATTCCCATTGGCAGAAAAAACTGAGTCAGCAAGAAGCAATCGGTCGATCCAAGTCAGCAGATTATGGACGCGTGAAATTGACCTGCCAATCCTTGTCCGCATCAAGCACATCGCATCATTCAACAAACGAACTGATCCTCTGGCTGACATCCGATTTGATAATTAAAGATAGCACACTGCGTTCTGTGCCGACGGCAACAGAGGTTGTCGCAGCAGTTGAGTCGGTTGTTGGAGTCAAAGCAACAAGGGATGGGAATGGGAATTCCGATGTTCTCGCTTTCATACGCCATCGACGAGTCGAATCCTGGCATGTCCGCTGGGGCCTGCCCCGTCCTTCTCTGGTTTGCATCGCAGGAGGAAGTTGTCTGCGAATTCAGTTTGAGCAGGAAATCGATGCAGAGACGATAGCCAGATTAGAGCGCGAAGGCTTGGGACTACGGCGGGCTGAAGGTTTCGGAACCGTACTAATCAATCATCCGCTCACAACAAAGCCAGTCACTTCCTGGCCAGAGGAGAGTGAGGATTCGACAAAAAAAGTTGATGATTCGCCCGAGAAGCTCATCGAAAAAAGATCACCTCATTTTGATTACGCCCGGCAGATTGAAAAGACTCTGTGGCAACGAAAAATTCAGCATCGCTGCATGGAATTGATCAGCAAACCAGATCAGCGGAAAGCAATGTTTCAGTTTACCAATGAAAAACCAAACCCTGCCCAAGCGGCCTTGTTGAGAAATCAGGTTTGCCAGAAACTGAAATCAGATCAACGAACTAAGATTCTCGACAAGCTTTTAGAGAAACGAAACGAAAAGTGGCCTAATAGTACGCTTGATACGATTCGAGATCTGATCAGCGATAAACACAAGGTGTGGAACGATTCCTATATGAAATGTAAAGATTGGCCAACACTCACCGTGACTGGACAATCCGAGTTGCAGGAATTGCTCTGGGAAGAAGCGGTGCGAACTCTATTGGGGCAATTGCTTAAATCACATCAGCGTGATCGAGAAAAACGACGGGAGACAAACTGA
- a CDS encoding Cas10/Cmr2 second palm domain-containing protein: MPNPYHLILIETSGNQRHIFETNKLAENVGASEQIFRLGTDEVLKVAREVGGLTDLMSLEDVNDLAKNPPLENSDKNCEAWYVSSGKAMLFVREFSLAREIVQAITLKAHLDYPGVVVRGAIVRVECDDDPKRAVLQLAEAVKKVHDKLEAKRSQLAPNECRFQRLPIVAECQMSGLPAGGIVKVPGETIVSTIVAAKRGGFHKSTQHKWREGINKRLNEIFAGDESVLLARNVDELDDLLEDARYLAIIHADGNGIGQIFQNFDRLCDAKDLRDFIVKLRAFSYGIDQCTKAAFKEAVHVLCKTDGKFAKAMSGQQKHHIPLLPLILGGDDCTVLTTAEFGIPLVREFLRQFESQCENYRSTDSQLTEEYQQIVAKIAEQQFGVRRLGMAAGVAIVKPHYPFYAAYEMAEGLIRSVKSGIKKNLKVKVGSEDVPLPVTAYDFHVHHASSGDSIKTIRDSMALEITRKTANKIGSEERNQSTRTRFWGGPYVLTANLEQEERLQNQAAALDWTNPRMDARLWEKVNALQSVDATSEAGNNGGQDVRTLPNSQMHELRTALLKGKKPADHLLELIGHRYQSSHIQILKEENSLFRNDPPEDDPVTRISYEVMSTSLYDAMSLAHLKIQDGKVETT, encoded by the coding sequence ATGCCAAACCCTTACCATCTGATACTGATTGAAACCTCCGGGAATCAACGTCATATCTTCGAGACCAATAAACTCGCTGAGAATGTGGGAGCCTCCGAACAAATCTTTCGGCTGGGAACCGATGAGGTACTGAAGGTGGCTCGGGAAGTTGGGGGTTTGACTGACCTGATGTCTCTGGAAGACGTCAACGACCTTGCAAAAAATCCACCTCTGGAAAACTCGGATAAGAATTGTGAAGCCTGGTATGTCTCCTCCGGCAAAGCGATGTTGTTTGTCAGAGAATTTTCATTGGCTCGGGAAATTGTCCAAGCCATCACACTGAAAGCTCATCTGGACTATCCGGGAGTCGTCGTCCGCGGTGCCATTGTTAGGGTTGAATGCGACGATGATCCCAAACGTGCGGTGTTACAGTTAGCAGAAGCCGTCAAAAAAGTTCATGACAAACTGGAAGCAAAGCGGAGTCAGCTGGCACCGAACGAATGCCGCTTCCAGCGATTGCCGATTGTGGCCGAATGTCAGATGAGCGGATTACCTGCTGGTGGCATAGTGAAGGTTCCTGGCGAGACTATCGTTTCCACAATTGTTGCCGCAAAGCGGGGAGGCTTTCATAAATCGACTCAGCATAAATGGCGTGAAGGGATCAATAAGCGTCTCAATGAAATATTTGCTGGTGATGAAAGCGTATTGCTGGCTCGAAATGTCGATGAGCTGGACGATTTGCTTGAGGATGCCCGCTACCTGGCAATTATCCATGCGGATGGGAATGGGATCGGTCAGATTTTCCAGAATTTCGACCGACTGTGCGATGCAAAAGATTTAAGAGACTTCATCGTGAAGTTGAGGGCATTCTCCTATGGAATTGATCAGTGCACGAAAGCCGCGTTTAAGGAAGCCGTTCATGTTCTCTGCAAGACAGACGGCAAATTTGCAAAAGCGATGTCGGGGCAACAGAAGCATCATATTCCGCTCCTGCCTTTAATTCTGGGCGGGGATGACTGCACCGTCTTAACGACAGCCGAATTCGGTATTCCGTTGGTTCGGGAGTTCTTGCGTCAGTTTGAGTCTCAATGTGAAAATTATCGATCCACCGATTCTCAATTGACAGAAGAGTATCAACAAATCGTCGCGAAAATTGCAGAGCAGCAGTTTGGCGTCCGCCGACTCGGCATGGCAGCTGGTGTGGCAATCGTGAAACCACATTACCCCTTCTATGCCGCTTATGAAATGGCAGAAGGCTTGATCCGATCGGTAAAGTCGGGCATCAAGAAAAACCTCAAGGTGAAAGTTGGATCTGAAGACGTCCCACTTCCGGTAACTGCCTACGATTTTCATGTTCATCATGCCTCCAGCGGGGATTCCATCAAAACCATTCGAGATTCCATGGCTCTTGAAATCACACGTAAAACAGCAAATAAAATAGGTAGTGAAGAACGCAATCAGTCGACCAGAACTCGATTCTGGGGTGGCCCCTACGTGCTGACTGCGAATCTGGAGCAGGAAGAACGATTGCAAAATCAAGCTGCCGCTCTCGATTGGACGAACCCCAGAATGGATGCACGGCTTTGGGAGAAAGTCAACGCTCTGCAATCCGTTGATGCCACCAGCGAGGCTGGCAATAACGGCGGCCAGGATGTTCGAACACTTCCGAATTCTCAAATGCACGAGTTGAGAACAGCTTTGCTGAAAGGAAAGAAGCCTGCCGACCATTTACTAGAGTTGATTGGCCATCGGTATCAGTCGAGCCATATTCAAATATTAAAAGAAGAAAACTCCCTGTTCAGAAATGACCCCCCGGAAGACGATCCAGTGACTCGCATTTCCTATGAGGTAATGAGTACTTCATTGTATGACGCGATGTCACTGGCTCACCTCAAAATTCAGGATGGGAAGGTGGAAACCACATGA
- the cas6 gene encoding CRISPR system precrRNA processing endoribonuclease RAMP protein Cas6: MLWKHLSWTSLRITLEAEQDCRLPAYKGSMLRGAMGHRLQEQACWWAGRERCSGHSSSGNCQRPHACAFGALWDSAPGFRGEPPKPYVIVPPIGEAGQRLEYSAGEQISWEILLVGEARPWAPWLLNSLQNCWHLGSDRSAWQTVLIEIEMRLGEFEPLPAGCSPDYWPVIEADQIQETSSYSPQAELNFLTPVDIKTKGRRDQPLTGYEFASRAVGRVVDLVASYCSDISAEEIQLARQLAVPVQLGDESLDREEWQRFSSTHGTHRLTGLSGQVILKNISPELWVYLQLGQFIHIGKGASFGQGRYLLHPLEKPDRDEFSSESFTPSLASYPE; encoded by the coding sequence ATGCTTTGGAAACATCTCAGCTGGACTTCGTTGCGGATTACACTGGAAGCGGAGCAGGATTGTCGTCTGCCTGCTTATAAAGGTTCGATGCTTCGGGGGGCGATGGGGCATCGGCTGCAGGAGCAGGCTTGCTGGTGGGCTGGGCGGGAGCGTTGTTCGGGGCATAGCTCTTCCGGGAACTGTCAACGACCCCATGCCTGTGCGTTTGGAGCCTTATGGGATTCGGCTCCCGGATTTCGGGGGGAACCTCCCAAGCCTTATGTCATTGTTCCACCGATTGGAGAAGCAGGTCAGCGGCTCGAGTATTCAGCCGGGGAGCAGATTTCCTGGGAAATTCTGCTCGTCGGGGAGGCCCGGCCATGGGCTCCGTGGTTGTTGAATTCCCTGCAGAACTGTTGGCACCTCGGTTCCGACCGTTCTGCCTGGCAAACCGTTCTCATTGAAATTGAAATGCGACTGGGAGAATTTGAGCCTTTACCAGCAGGTTGCTCGCCCGACTACTGGCCTGTGATTGAAGCCGACCAAATTCAGGAAACGAGTTCTTACAGTCCACAGGCGGAATTGAATTTCCTGACGCCAGTCGACATCAAAACCAAAGGTCGTCGCGATCAACCCCTGACTGGTTATGAATTCGCCTCCCGGGCAGTGGGACGGGTGGTCGATCTTGTTGCCTCCTATTGTAGTGACATTTCTGCGGAAGAGATTCAATTGGCTCGTCAACTGGCCGTCCCCGTCCAGTTGGGAGATGAATCGCTGGATCGGGAAGAGTGGCAGCGGTTCAGTTCCACGCACGGCACCCATCGTCTGACCGGATTATCGGGCCAGGTGATCTTAAAAAACATTTCGCCAGAGCTTTGGGTCTACCTGCAGTTGGGACAATTCATTCATATCGGCAAGGGGGCCAGTTTTGGGCAGGGGCGATACCTTTTACATCCGCTGGAAAAGCCTGATCGTGACGAGTTCAGCAGTGAGTCATTCACCCCGAGCCTCGCTTCTTACCCAGAGTGA
- a CDS encoding NAD(P)-binding protein has protein sequence MEFLALVILRVILIPLVVFLLLQASAPHWITKWGRFFWLGKTFTWSRRVQDLVTSGSLLSIGVLGLVLGFVGTLYPVSEEENSLQATPLENPVDEPLKSSAIENALYETIQILTFDGSIDVKNIYQILAADCAVALAFIIALELIRKLFRDTFLSAMFFIPKYRRTIICGLGRIGRQVMEDLGGNCWLIIVEPDPDNPSLERARELGATIITGDARSEKLLRWIGAHHADQIYFVTGNDEANAETILDVANLVLQKKSGKKRSAPKCFLQMGTSSLIQMIRDSPAIKDSGIRSELVVFDALDNAAKQLVLEMLPDYRPAPDQVAHFVIWGFGPMGQKLALSLAEFAHFDNLKRSRMTILYQPDEQSFVDTFREEYPNFAPDPVQLKDHELDGWNWPVEADEWGSQHLRPSRKFTEGSVVEYCVNAAFIEQPDSLSNQSLQDHLNTLSDDSATFPILMICSEDDRENAMMAERIHQLFKQNQTQMPVFVWIPVQPKLAEMIASLTANEPYNHRLIPFGQSHECCSLKRIDQRLREDLAKVISAAYDIKNANSSDNVARLNDKDNYQFYWSNISAACHAPFKLATVGLEVMPSSTAKNTNRLQLSKNETAELQIDQNMESTIAAMEHHRWMAERLLSNWQFEAVPDGVDPYPDEENEIAKDRWDNYKSEMTRRRRRHQFLPFDQLHPKDEAKDKDQISTIIRLCSGHYEDKFTSEPICLVRKESLNA, from the coding sequence GTGGAATTTTTGGCCTTAGTCATCTTACGAGTTATTTTGATTCCGCTTGTCGTTTTCCTGTTATTACAGGCCAGCGCTCCCCATTGGATTACTAAATGGGGCCGTTTTTTCTGGCTGGGAAAAACGTTTACCTGGAGTCGGAGAGTTCAGGATCTGGTGACCAGCGGATCTTTGCTGAGTATTGGTGTGCTCGGTTTAGTCTTGGGGTTTGTGGGTACGCTTTATCCTGTTTCGGAAGAAGAAAACTCTCTTCAGGCAACTCCATTAGAAAACCCGGTTGATGAACCGCTCAAATCATCTGCAATAGAAAATGCGCTCTATGAGACGATTCAGATCCTGACATTTGATGGCTCTATTGATGTCAAAAACATTTATCAAATACTAGCTGCTGATTGTGCAGTCGCACTGGCATTCATAATTGCCCTTGAACTGATTCGCAAACTTTTTCGAGACACCTTCTTATCGGCGATGTTTTTCATCCCGAAATATCGACGCACAATTATCTGTGGATTGGGTAGAATAGGTCGGCAGGTGATGGAAGATCTGGGGGGAAATTGCTGGTTGATTATCGTAGAACCAGATCCAGACAATCCCTCACTCGAACGAGCAAGAGAGTTGGGAGCGACGATCATCACAGGAGATGCCCGATCAGAAAAGCTACTCCGCTGGATTGGAGCTCATCACGCTGATCAGATCTATTTCGTGACAGGTAATGATGAGGCGAATGCTGAAACAATACTGGATGTTGCGAATCTGGTTCTCCAAAAGAAAAGCGGTAAAAAGCGGTCCGCACCCAAGTGCTTTTTACAGATGGGAACCTCAAGTCTTATTCAAATGATACGAGATTCACCCGCAATTAAAGATTCCGGCATTCGCTCGGAACTGGTCGTGTTTGACGCTCTTGATAATGCAGCCAAGCAGTTAGTTTTGGAAATGCTACCTGACTATCGCCCCGCTCCCGATCAGGTCGCCCACTTTGTGATTTGGGGGTTTGGTCCTATGGGGCAAAAACTTGCCCTTTCCCTGGCCGAATTTGCTCATTTTGACAATCTGAAACGGTCGCGAATGACCATTCTTTATCAACCTGATGAACAGTCGTTTGTCGATACATTTCGAGAGGAGTATCCAAATTTTGCTCCCGATCCGGTCCAACTCAAAGACCATGAACTGGATGGCTGGAACTGGCCTGTTGAAGCAGATGAGTGGGGCAGTCAGCATTTGCGCCCCTCGCGAAAATTCACGGAAGGCTCTGTTGTTGAGTATTGTGTAAATGCTGCATTTATTGAACAACCTGACTCATTGAGTAACCAGTCATTACAGGATCATCTCAATACACTCTCCGATGATTCGGCGACTTTTCCGATATTGATGATCTGCTCAGAGGATGATCGGGAAAATGCAATGATGGCAGAGAGAATCCATCAATTGTTTAAACAGAACCAAACTCAAATGCCTGTTTTTGTCTGGATCCCCGTTCAACCAAAGCTGGCCGAAATGATCGCCTCGCTAACAGCGAATGAGCCTTACAACCACAGACTGATTCCTTTTGGGCAATCGCATGAATGCTGTTCACTCAAAAGAATTGATCAACGGCTACGTGAAGATTTGGCCAAGGTGATTTCCGCTGCTTATGATATCAAAAATGCAAATTCATCAGATAATGTTGCTCGATTAAATGATAAAGATAATTATCAGTTTTACTGGTCAAATATAAGTGCTGCCTGCCACGCTCCATTCAAACTGGCTACAGTCGGATTGGAAGTGATGCCAAGTTCTACTGCTAAGAATACCAACAGACTTCAATTATCGAAAAATGAGACAGCAGAATTGCAAATTGATCAAAACATGGAAAGCACTATCGCGGCTATGGAGCATCACCGCTGGATGGCTGAGCGATTGCTTTCAAATTGGCAGTTTGAAGCAGTGCCTGATGGAGTTGACCCCTATCCTGATGAAGAAAATGAAATTGCCAAAGATCGATGGGATAATTATAAATCAGAAATGACTCGACGACGCAGGCGGCATCAATTCCTCCCCTTTGATCAACTTCACCCAAAAGATGAAGCCAAAGATAAAGATCAGATCTCTACAATAATCCGTTTGTGCTCAGGACATTACGAAGATAAATTTACCTCAGAGCCAATATGTCTCGTTCGGAAGGAATCGTTGAACGCATAA